The Aptenodytes patagonicus chromosome 27, bAptPat1.pri.cur, whole genome shotgun sequence genome contains a region encoding:
- the LOC143171444 gene encoding inhibin beta C chain-like produces the protein MAVRGAGPWLLLAAVLCAAAEPRCPSCAAGAERRLLEEVAKRQLLEKLRLRERPRLAHAVPRAAVARALRRLQAGGARRGPDDDERGYEIISFAEPELTSPSGLGLQFQFSRTQDQDVHILQAQLWLYLRVPRDLVASLTLRIFLAGGEGDLVGGNRTLLSERRLSAKGSGWHAFTLMPALQSFFGGERRTLRLELESHGDGGGITAIVNASRSHQPFLVAEAKVREPGHHVAKRSLRCSQNSNLCCRKDYYVDFRDIGWNDWIIKPEGYQINYCVGQCPLHVAGSPGMASSFHTAVFNLVKANNIQASGHSCCVPTRRRPLSVLYFDRNSNIVKTDIPDMIVDACGCS, from the exons ATGGCGGTGCGAGGCGCGGGCccatggctgctgctggcagcggtgctgtgcgcggcggcggagccgcgcTGCCCGTCGTGTGCGGCAGGCgcggagcggcggctgctggaggaggtggccaagcggcagctgctggagaagctgcGGCTCCGCGAGCGGCCGAGGCTCGCCCACGCTGTGCCCCGCGCCGCCGTGGCCCGCGCCCTGCGGCGGCTAcaggcgggcggcgcccgccgggGCCCCGACGACGACGAGCGGGGCTACGAGATCATCAGCTTCGCGGAGCCAG AGCTCACGTCTCCCTCTGGCTTGGGGCTGCAGTTCCAGTTCAGCCGTACACAAGACCAGGATGTTCACATCCTGCAGGCTCAGCTTTGGCTCTACCTTCGAGTTCCCCGAGACCTGGTAGCCAGCCTCACCCTGAGAATCTTCCTTGCTGGTGGGGAAGGTGATTTGGTGGGGGGCAATCGCACATTGCTGAGCGAGAGGCGACTGAGTGCTAAGGGCAGTGGCTGGCATGCCTTCACCCTCATGCCTGCCCTGCAGAGTTTCTTTGGGGGAGAGCGCAGGACCCTGCGGCTGGAACTGGAAAGccatggggatgggggtggtATCACGGCAATAGTCAATGCCAGCCGGTCCCACCAGCCCTTCTTGGTGGCCGAGGCAAAGGTGCGGGAGCCGGGACACCACGTGGCCAAGCGCAGCCTCCGCTGCAGCCAGAACTCCAACCTCTGCTGCCGCAAGGACTACTACGTGGATTTCCGTGACATTGGTTGGAACGACTGGATCATTAAGCCTGAGGGCTACCAGATAAACTACTGTGTGGGCCAGTGCCCTCTACATGTGGCAGGCAGCCCTGGGATGGCCTCTTCTTTCCACACAGCTGTCTTCAACCTTGTCAAAGCTAACAACATCCAGGCATCAGGGCACTCTTGCTGTGTGCCCACGCGACGCCGGCCCCTCTCTGTCCTCTACTTCGATCGCAATAGCAACATTGTCAAGACTGACATCCCTGACATGATTGTTGATGCCTGTGGCTGTAGCTag